The genomic region TGAGACTCTGGCGCCGAGGCAGCATCCCAAATTGTCAGATCTGGGGGTACAATAACCGGCCATTTACTAACAATAAGACCCAGGTAAGTAAATACGTAGATACCTATTGTGGCGATAAACGGAACACTCTCTTTTCTCTGCTTAACCGCCCGATACACTGTAAAGGCACACAGCAGAGCAAGTGCCGGGAACACCCAGATGATTTGTAAATGGCCAAACCAACGCTCCCAAACTGCTGGGTCAACGAAGGGGGTCCATAAACTAATAATCGCAAATACGCCCAATACAAGGGCTAGCAGCAAGGGAGTAATCTTGTAGGCCCACTCCTGAATATGACCTTCAGACTTTAAGATCAACCACGTGGCGCCCAGCAGTGCATAGCCCGCCATCAAGCCCAACCCCGTTACAACCGAAAACGGGGTGAGCCAGTCAAAGGCACCGCCGACAAAGGCGAAATTTTCAACGCGAAATCCCTGAATATATGCCCCCACCACGGCCCCTTGGGCAAAAGCGGCAACAGCGGATCCCCAGCAGAAGGCCCGATTCCACCAGCGACGGTTACGACGTGACTTAAAACGAAATTCGAAGGCTACACCGCGAAAAATCAGGCCTGCCAGCATCAGAAAAACCCCAATGTAAAGTGCCGGCAAGAACACCGAATACACCAGTGGAAATGCGCCTAGCAGCCCCGCTCCACCTAATACTAACCAGGTCTCGTTGCCGTCCCATACCGGCGCCACAGAGTTCATCATAACGTCCCGGGCATCTTCGTCTGGGGCGAAGGGATAGAGTATTCCAAGCCCTAAATCAAACCCATCCATTAAGACGTACATCATGATGCCAAAGCCGATAATGAACGCCCATATTAGTGTTAAATCAAACATTTCCATGTTTAGCTCCTAACCGGATCAACGTCATCATCAAAGGGTGTATGAGAAGCAGACATGGGGCGCATAGGCCGTTGAAAATTTTCACCTGCTGTTTCACGCTCTTCTTGCGGCAGCATGCCATTGCGTACAACCCGCGTGAGGTAGTAAATACCCGCGTAAAACACCACGCCATAGACCAATACGTAGCCAATCAGGGTAAATAGTGCCATCGCGCCTGTTAGCGACGGCGTAACCCCCTCGGCGTGGGTCATCATGCCATACACCAACCAAGGCGAACGGCCTGACTCGGTGACCACCCATCCGGCCAACACCGCGACAAAAGGCATCGCAATCATGCCTGTTAACGCCTTCAGGAAGACAGGATTATGATAAATACCTCCTTTACGACGTAAAATTAAGCCCGCGAACGCCACGGCAATCATTAACAGGCCGATACCCACCATCACTCGGAAAGCCCAAAAAACGATGGCTACCGGCGGCTGCTCATCAAGTGCGGCCTCTGAAATACCTGGCACCTCGCCATCTGCCGAATGGGTTAAAATAATGCTCGCCAAATTAGGGATTCCCAAGGCAAAGCGGTTGGTTTGCGCCTCTTGATCAGGGATAGCAAATAACAGAAGCGGTACGTTGGTGGATGTTTCCCAATTCCCCTCCATCGCCGCCACTTTAGTCGGCTGGTGCTCAAGCGTATTTAAACCATGATAATCACCCACAACAGCTTGCGCGGGCGCCAGGAATAGCAATAACCACAGGCACATCGAGAGTGCACGGCGGTTCGCCTCTGGATCGCGATTTCTCAATAAAAACCACGCGCTAACCCCTGCGACAACAAACCCGCCGGTCAGGAAGGATGCCATGGCCATATGGGCAAAGCGGTAGGGGAAGGAGGGATTAAAAATAGCTTCCATCCATGACACGACATGGAAGCGGTTATCAATCAGTTCGACCCCTGCCGGTGTGTGCATCCAACTGTTGGCGGAGAGAATCCAGAATGATGAGATAAACGTGCCAACGGCCACCATAATTGCGGCAAACAGATGCACACCCTGCGGCACTTTTCCTCGACCAAACAGCAGTACCCCAAGGAAAGCCGCTTCTAAGAAGAAGGCCGTAACCACTTCATAGCTGAGTACAGGCCCCAAAAAGTTAGATGCGGCCTGGGAGAAGTTGCTCCAGTTCGTACCGAATTGGAACGACATCACAATGCCCGACACCACCCCCATGCCAAACACCACAGCGAAGACCTTTGTCCAAAACAGCGACAAACGGTCCCAAGCTGGGTTTTTGGTTTTAAAATAGAGGCCGTGCAGTAGAGCAATATATGAGGCTAAGCCTATGGTAAACACAGGGAATATAGCGTGAAACGATACAACAAAGGCGAACTGTATCCGCGATAACACCAGGGGGTCGAGTTCCATCACACTCTCCTAAGACCTGAACAATTATCCCCTCAAAGGGGTCACACAAGCTTAGTTGAGCCTAAGTGGCACTGCATTTTAGTTATAAGCACTAAGCTTATTCTTTTAATTCCGGTTATCTTACAGATTCGACAAAAGCTATACAGAGAAAGTTTGCCGCTGAACTGTGTCGCATTGACGCAGAGATAAAAGCGCGTCAGCTAGCGACAACGATACTCACCATATAGCCCGTATATGCAAGAAATAGCGCCAGCAAAAAACCGCCTTCTAACCGGTTAATCCGACGTGGGCGACCGCGCCAGGAAAATGCAAAGATAACCATCAACAGTGTCATCCCCGTCATAACGCTCCAATCGCGAACCAGCACCTCACGCCCCGCTTCGATGGGGTGAATAACCCCAGCTAGCCCCACTACTGCTAAGCTATTGAATAAATTGGAACCTACAACGTTACCTAGCACCATATCGTGCTCTTTGCGACGCAGTGCACTAATAGAAGATGCCAACTCTGGCAACGAAGTGCCTATTGCAACCACCGTCAAACCGATAATCAAATCACTGACACCAAAACCCACGGCGATCTCAACCGCTCCCCATACCAATAGGCGCGAACTCACAATCAAAAGAATTAAACCCACCAGTGTCCACATGAGCGCTTTGCCACGGGACATAGGCTTACTATCCAGCGTCTCTGCAACTTCTTTTACCAGTGGATCATCCACTTGACTGCGAGAGCGAACGATACTCACGCCAATAAAGAGCGCTAGCGCGACCAGCAATATCAGAGCCTCCCAGCGTGAAATCCATCCATCAAACAGCATGACACCGGTTAAAAGCATGACGGCAATTAATAACGGCATCTCTTTACGAATGACGTCTGAATGCACTGCCAATGGCGCGATAAGCGCTACAAAACCCAACACTAGACCGATATTGGCAATATTTGAGCCATACGCATTACCTACCGCTAAACCGGGGTTTCCCTGCAAAGCGGCCAGCACCGACACGGTCATTTCAGGCGCAGACGTCCCAAAGCCGATCACAAGCATGCCAATCAGCAGTGGAGAAAGCCCAAGCCAGCGTGATGTGGCTGCGGCACCATCAATAAATTTCTCGGCACTCCAAATAAGTAGGATCAACCCCACCAACACCGCTAGATAAGCAAGCAACATTTCAGTTCCTTAATGTCGTAATGTTAGGCACTATCGCGGATGCATCCTTGTCCAACGCTACACGTCCGTCAAGTAGAGTTTATTCATCTGTTTGACAGCCCGGCACACCATCGTATTAGCTTTAACTACTTAATGCATTGAGAGTTCCTGTTGACCCACAGCCCTTTAAAAAGACGCCCGTTGCCGGTTAATACGCCGCTCGTCGACCGTTCGCCGCCTGAAATACGCGTTCAGCGTAGGCGATTGCGCGCCTGCCATGAGTGTGACTGGGTGTCCGCCCTTCCACCCCTTAAGTCTGGCGAGAAAGCCACTTGCCCGCGCTGCTCTCATGTACTGGTGAAGCGTAACCGTTATCCTGCCCAGCGCAGCATGGCATTAGCACTCGCTTCACTTATTGCCCTGCTCATCGCGATATCGTTTCCTTTTGTCAGCTTTAACTTAGGAGGCGTGGGCAATCGCATTGAACTCTCACAGACCGCGACGACATTGATCACCTTTCATCAACCCGTTGTCGCCATTGCGGTCATCATGACGATTGTCGTGCTACCAGCGATTTATTTGGTGGGTGTCATTTGGCTTCAATATGGGCTTTTACGCGCCAAGCCCATGCCCTTCAGCCGAGATATAGCGCGCTCTCTCACCCACTTAACCCCTTGGATGATGGCTGATGTCTTCATCATCGGCGCGCTAGTGAGCCTTATTAAAATCGCGGGCATGGCGCAGATTGAGCTGGGTATCTCTTTTTGGTCGTTCTGCATTTTTGCAGTGTTATTACTCAAGACGTCACAGTCCCTTGACGCCGACTGGATGTGGTTCTCGCTGGAGGGTGAACCCCTTGCGCCTGAGGGAACAAAAACCGGCACCACTGGCGCAAGTCAAGGCGTCACCGGGTGCCCTACCTGTGGCTTAGTCAATCGGCTTTCCTCGCCAAGCAAGAGCCGCTGTATGCGCTGCCATGAGAAGCTCCATCAGCGCTTACCTCACAGCTTACAGCGCACCTGGGCACTGCTTTTTGCCGCCACCATTATGTATATCCCCGCTAACGTCTACCCCATCATGACCACCACCAGTCTAGGGCACACAACGCCATCCACCATTATTGGCGGGGTGGTGCAGTTGCTACAAATGGGCTCCTGGCCGGTGGCCGCGGTTATCTTTATTGCAAGCGTCATTGTGCCGGTAGGTAAGCTAGTGGCCTTGGCGTGGCTCTGCCTTGTGATAAAGCGCAGCAACGAACTAAACGCCCAAAGCCGTACCAGGCTTTACAGGCTGACCGAGTTTATCGGCCGCTGGTCAATGGTCGATGTGTTTGTCGTCGCCATCTTAGTTGCCCTCATAAGGGCAGGCTCATTAATGTCGATTACTCCCGGACCAGCTGCATTAGCATTTGGAGCCGTGGTAGTGTTCACCATGTTAGCGGCCATAACTTTTGACCCACGCCTGATCTGGGACGCCCCACCACCACGCTCTGATCGCCGTAAAACGGCCACCAAGGAACCTGTTGATGGCTAATGATTCAACTCCGCAACAAAAACCAACACCTTCAGAAGAGAATAACCTGCACAGAGCGAAGTCTTCGCCTCAAACCAGGCTTTCGCCTATCTGGATTGTGCCCATTGTCGCCGTGATTATTGGCATGTGGCTGGTATACGACAACTACTCAAGCCGCGGCACGCTGGTCACGCTCAATATGGAAAATGCCGAAGGCATTGAGGCGGGCAGCACATTAATCCGTAGCCGTAACGTTGAAATAGGCCGTGTACAGAGTGTGCGATTATCCGACGACCTTTCTCACGCGGTACTGACTGCTCGTATTCAGCCTGAAGCCGAGGCGATGCTTCGTGAAGATAGCCGTTTTTGGGTCGTCAAACCGCGCATCGGGCGAGAAGGCATCAGTGGCCTTGGCACCGTGCTTTCGGGTGCTTATATTCAACTTGAGCCAGGCAGGTCGGAAGAGCCACGCCGGGAGTTTCAGGTCAGCGACGTTCCACCGGTCGCGCCTGCAGGCCAAGCGGGCCTGCAAATCCGCTTAGTCAGCCAATTGGGCAATTCACTGCGCGTAGGCGACCCAGTCTCTTTCCAAGGTTATACCGTAGGTCGTGTTGAAGACACCCGCTTTGAGCCTGAATCTCGCACCATGCATCATCAGGTCTTCATAGAAGAGCCCTATGCGCAGCTTGTAACGGACAGCACCCGATTTTGGACATCCAGTGGCGTTGATTTTCGATTAGATGCCGACGGCGTGCGTGTCAATGTGGAGTCCCTCGAAGCACTCTTGGGGGGTGGAGTTACCTTCGGCGTTCCCGAAGACCTCCCCATGGGCCGCCCTGTAGAAGCCAATGCCAGTTTTAGCCTCTATGTGGATGAGGACAGCGCCCGCGAAGGAACCTTTAACCGCTATCTTGAATACGTATTACTGGTTGAGGATACGGTACGTGGTCTCTCTAAGGGAGCACCTGTGGAGTTTCGTGGAGTTCGCTTGGGCACCGTTGCCGCAGTTCCCTGGAATTTTACTGCTCCACAACCCGATTCAAGAGCCCAATTTGCCATTCCCGTACTCATCCGTATTGAACCGCAACGGCTAGGGATTGAAAACGAAGATATCGATTTAGAAATGTGGGAAGAACGCTTTCAACGTATGTTCGGCATGGGTCTGCGCGCTTCATTAAAAAATGGCAATTTGCTGACGGGTGCTCTCTTTGTGGATCTTAATTTCCAGCGTGATTTAGCAAACCAGTATTTGGCAGAGTCTTTCTCAGAGCGCACTGTTTTCCCTACGGTGGCAGGCGGGTTTGCCCAAATCCAAGCCCAGGTGACCAATTTGCTGGATAAACTTAATGGATTAGAGGTAGAGCCGTTACTCGCTGGCCTGGATCGCAACCTGCAAGCCTCCGAAAGCGTGCTCAACGAGGTGCGTGAGGTTAGCGCGTCCATGAACCAACTGTTAAATGATCCAGATACTCAAGCCATTGGTGGCAACCTTAACGCTACGCTTGATGAGCTACGCAGCACGCTACAAGGCGTTTCACCCTCATCGCCCGCCTATCAAGAGCTAACCACCGCGATCCAACGCTTAGACCGTTTAATGCGTGACTTACAGCCACTCACCCGAACCTTAAATGAAAACCCAAGGGCGTTGCTGTTCGATAACCTGGATACCCAGGACCCAATACCCCGTGCTCCACGCTAACAAGGAGTTATCATGCGCTATCTAGCGAACATTTTACCGTTGCTTAGCCTAAGCCTTTTGCTCTCGGCTTGTGCAAGCAGCGTTACCCCACCCGCACGTTACATGCTACCCAGCAGCCCGGCGGTAGACGCCCCTGCCCAGCCTCAAGGCACACTGCACGTACGCTCGCTGCGGCTAGCGCATTATTTAGATGTCGACGGTATTGTGATGCAGTTAGATGACATTACCCTTAATGAAGCGCGGGAGCATCAATGGGCAGAAAGCCTCGCCCGCCAGCTAGAGCGCACTCTACGGGCACATTTGGCGCATGAACTCCCCACGACCCAGGTCGTCCGAGAGGAGAGCAATGCATCCAACGCTCTCACGTTGCAACTGGAAATTGACCAGTTCCAAGGCAGGTACGATGGTGTTGCGGTAGCCAGTGGCCAGTGGCAACTCAGAACCGCCAGCAATGAGTTGCTGGCATTGAAGAGCTTTACCGCTAAGACAGAGCTCAATGAAGATGGCTACCCAGCACTCGTTCGCGCGCTCAGCACCAGCTGGGCCAACAGTGCCGCTCAGATTGCGAACCAGCTTCTCCAAGGCAACTATTTTGAATAGCGTCCCAAACGTCCTTTAAATGTGCAAATGCATAACCTTTATTTGGTTTTTTAAAAAACGTTCTTAAACTGAGACTCAGGCTACTTAAAAGACCCGAACAAGGATGCGTTATGAATAGTGACGACAACACCTTTGACGTTGAGGCGCTTTGCAACCATCTTGCCAACATGACGCACTCTCTTGAGGCATGGCTTGGAGGTGACTTGTCACTCTCGTTACTAGAAAAAGCCCAACACAGCCACGAGGCACTCACTGACGTGCTAGCTACTCAAGGAGTGTCGACTGAGACCATCGAGGTCCTGGAGCGTATCGAACGATTCATTGCTGAACAGGCTCTTGAAATATACAGCGCGCCCAGCTTTGCCCAGCAGCAAGCACGTATTCTCGAAAACTTTACCGGCCCACTAATGACACTAGACGGCATTGGGCCTGCCACGGCGACACAGCTGTTTGACGCGGGCATAGCACACCCCAACCAACTCTTTGAGCTTAGCGCCGATGAAGTAGCCTCGCTGCCACTGCCTGCCGCCAGCCATGCGCGGGTTACCAGCCTTTATACGCAACACGTTAACCACCAATAACCGCGTTGAAAGGCACCGTCAGCTAGCAATCGTGATACACTGTAGCGGTGTATCACCGTTATTTTTCAGCACTACCCCGTCACTTCCGAACAAGGCTTTGTCATACGTGCTTGCCTTTTACGGCTAATAAATGTCCATCGCGGCTGCGCACTTTATCTGGCAAACTTCGCTGCCGCGACGGTGTATCATCCTCGCTTTTTGAACATTACGCTTAGCAAACCGCCGCCTATCGGTGTGACTTGCTAGGTGATTGCGGAGAACGCATGAGCTTTTCTGAACTTGGTCTGCACGACGATTTACTGCGCGCCGTTACCGCGCAAGGCTATACCCAGCCAACCCCTATTCAATTAAAGGCTATCCCCGTTGTGCTGGAGGGGCGTGACCTACTCGCCAGCGCCCAAACCGGCACAGGTAAGACAGCTGGTTTTACGCTACCTATGCTGCAGCGGCTGGCTAACGGCAAACGCCCTGCCAAGCGCCAAGTAAGAGCTCTTGTCCTCACTCCCACCCGAGAGTTAGCCGCCCAGGTAGGTGAAAGCGTTTCCGCTTACGGCCAACACCTTGCGCTGCGCTCTCATATTATTTTTGGCGGCGTCGGTCAGCAGCCCCAAGTAGATGCCTTGAAAGCGGGCTTGGATGTTTTGGTTGCCACACCCGGCAGACTGCTGGACCTTCATCAGCAAGGCCATGTCGATTTGTCGGCGGTTGAAATCCTGGTTCTCGATGAAGCCGATCGTATGCTCGACATGGGCTTTATTCATGACATTAAACGGATACTGCGCTTAGTGCCTAAGAAGCGTCAAAATCTGCTGTTTTCTGCGACGTTTTCTAATGAAATTCAAGCGCTCGCCCAGCAACTACTGGACAACCCCGCGCTAATTGAGGTTGCACCACGCAACACCACTGCCGAAAGAATAGAGCAAGCCATTTACCGCGTTGATCGCGATAAAAAGCGTGAACTGCTCGCCCATTTGATTCAACAGCATAACTGGTTCCAGGTGTTGGTGTTTACACGTACCAAGCATGGTGCGAACCGCTTAGCAGAACAGCTCTCAAAGCAAGACATTCCTGCGATGGCCATCCATGGTAATAAGAGCCAGGGCGCTAGGACGCGGGCATTGGGCGCTTTCAAAAGCGGGGATCTGCAAGTGTTAGTGGCTACCGATATCGCCGCACGCGGGCTGGATATCAATGAACTTCCTCATGTAGTGAACTTTGACCTGCCAAATGTAGCGGAAGACTACGTGCACCGCATTGGTCGCACGGGACGTGCTGGCAGCAATGGTGAAGCCATATCATTGGTCTGTGTTGACGAGCATGGCTTGCTTAGCGGCATCGAACGATTAATCAAGCAGACACTTCCCAAGCGTATCGAGCCCGGTTTCGAACCTGACCCCAATGCGAAACCTGAACCCATAGAAAACGGTCGCCGTGGCCAGCGACAACCCCGCGCTAAGCGTAAGTCCGAAGGTCACTCTGCGCCGTCAGGCGGCGAACGCCGTCGCGCCCGCCGCTAGCCTGCCGAGAAGGAATATGCGATGGTTAGCGCCTTGCATATTCCGGCATTACCGCTGAATTGATTCATGGAGTGATTATGGCGTCGAAGCAACTAATTAATGAATACCGTCAGTGGCTTGCCTTTCAGCATCAAGAGCAGTTGAGTCGTGAACATCAGGGTATATCACAGCGCCTGGAAGATGCGCGTGCGTCTTCGGGACAAGTGCTTCAAGCCTATCGCAGCATGGCTGAAAAGGCATCGATAGAAGGCGCCTGCTATCGCACGCTTTTTTTACGCGAGCGCGACAGCAATGACGCGCTACCCTGCGAAGGCTGGCTCTTCGTACGGCGTGTACTGAGCGAAGGCAACAGCACGCGAGTGCGCGTGACCCTGCTTGAAACGTTTACCCTTGAAGAAGGCATTATCGCTCCTGGCGATAAACCGGCACGCAAGCTCACCCTCGAAATCTATGATAAATTAGATATCAATAAAGGAATGCGCACCCAGGTTCGGGTAGATTGTTTGGATACTCCTCAGGACTATCACTTCATTACTCTACTTGATGCCGTGCGTGGTGATTTACGTCCACACCTTCAATAAGCACTCTCTATGGTCTCTCGTCGTGCGCTAACGTTCATCTTACTGATGTTCGTAGTAGGGCTTAATTTACGCCCTGCTATGTCGTCGGTTGCCCCGCTGCTAAACCGCTTACAAGAAACCGCCGGTTTAACACCGGTGGCGGCCGGCATCCTCACCACGTTACCGGTGCTTTTTTTGGGCCTATCGGCCCCACTTGCACCGCTATTGGCCCACCGGCTTGGCAGTGAACGCGCGTTAAGCGGTGCGCTATTATTATTAGCCAGTGGACTAATACTGAGGGGCCTACCGCTGCCGGGCAGTTTGTTTATAGGCTCGGCTATGGCTGGCGCCGCCATCGGCATTAGTGGCACGCTGCTGCCCGCCCTAGTGAAACGCGAGCTGCCCGAAAGTGCCGACTTACTCACGGGTCTCTACACCATGGCGCTCTGCTTTGGAGGTGCGTTGGGGGCTGGCCTTAGCGTTCCGCTTATGCAATGGCTAGGCAGCTGGCAGTTGAGTTTAATGAGCTGGTCACTGTTGGCGCTTGTAGCACTTCTTCTTTGGATCGTAAAAGCTCCCAAAGCCGAGCATTCAGAACAACCCACCGCATCAAACGCACCGCTCTTACATTTACTACGCAAACCGCTGACGTGGCACGTTATGCTATTTATGGGTATCCAGTCCTCAATGGCCTATATCGTGTTCGGCTGGCTGCCCACCTTATTGGTATACCGCGGCTATAGTGAAGCGGCGGCGGGCTGGACAATGTCTATTTCCATTATGTGTCAGTTAGGTGCTGCCCTTGCCGCCCCTTGGCTAGCACGCCTGGGTAAGGACCAACGCCCCACGCTGCTATTGGTGCTTTTCAGCACAGCACTTGGCCTATGGATGCTGCTCATCGCACCGCTGGTCTGGAAGTGGCCCGGCGCAGCACTACTGGGTATAGGCCAAGGCGGCAGCTTCAGCTTAGCGCTTAGCCTTTTGGTATTGAGAACCGCTACTTCCCGTTTAGCCGGACAGCTATCAGGCCTCGTTCAAGGTGGCGGTTACACCCTTGCAGCCCTTGGGCCATTTGGCGTGGGTTTGATGCTCCAAGCAGGGGCCAACATTGCTGACATTGCCTGGCTACTTATTTTATTGATTGCAGTCTGCTGCGGCTTTGCGCTGCTCGCCGGCCGTAGACGTCAACTCGACGATCAATCGGGCGAACTGTTAGTACATAACAACTAAATGACTCACTATGCTAACCAATAACAGCACCTCATGAGCGCAGCCTTCAAACACTTTAGGATAGAACTTTGAGCACGACTTCATCTTTAACGTCTATTGCGCCGACTAAAGATCGCCTGCTAGTTATTTATACCGGTGGCACCATTGGTATGTGGCAACAGGCCAATGGCTTATCCCCTGGCGGCAATTTTGGTGAACGCCTACACCAAGCATTCAGCACGCTTCCCCTGTCAAAACAGCAAAGCCTGCCCGCTTATGATGTCATTAGCTACGCATCGCTAATTGACTCAAGTGCTGCCACGCCGTTTCACTGGCAGCAGTTAGCGAAAGATATTGCCAACAATCTAAACAAATATTGCGGTTTCGTAATTATTCATGGCACCGATACCTTAAGCTGGACAGCATCTAGTCTCGCCTATCAACTACAGGGAATTGATCGTCCTGTGGTGTTAACGGGCGCTATGCAGCCACTAGAGGCCGCAGGTAGCGATGCCCTGGATAACCTATACGGCGCGTTTTACTTTGCCGCGCAACCAGCGCTGCAAGAAGTCGCCATCTATTTTGCTAATCGACTGCTACGCGGCGCGCGCTCCGTTAAGCAGCATAGTGAGGCAGTCGATGCTTTCTCCTCCCCTAATTATCCTCTACTTGGCGAACGGATAGGGGATGACTTCATACATTATCCTAGCCGCGGGCTGGCCTACCAACAGCGTGGCGCCCCGCGATTTGAGCTAGTTGACTATCGACCACTGGCCCAGGGAGAAGTCGCAAGAGTCGTTCTATGGCCTGGCATTAGCCCTTGGCAACTCAAAGCGATGCTGGGGGATTCGCGGTGCAAAGGTGCGCTCATACAGCTATGGGGAGCGGGCAACCTTCCCAGCAACCCGGAGCTGCTTGCCATGATCGCCGAAGCCAGCGGCGAGGGAAAAATGATCGCCGCAATCAGCCAGTGCCCGCAAGGAAGTATTCATCTTGGCGCCTATGCAGCGGGCGATGGTCTTCTAGACGCTGGCGTACTCTCAGGCGATGATATGACGCCTGAAGCAGCCTATACCAAGCTGGTACATCTGCTTGCGCAGCCGCTCTCGCTAGAAGACCAACGCCACCGCTTTTTAACGCCCCTTGTTGGCGAACGCTAATCCGTCGTTGATAAAAGAGACTGGCATAGTCGCTCATTCACGCTATGTTTAAGTGTACGTTAACCACTGGAAAGGAAAGCAAAATATGGAACAACCCGTACACCATTTTAGCGAGCTTTTTGAGCAGCTCGGCCTACCATCAGACGCTCAATCCATTGAGCGATTTATTCAGCGCCACTCCCCGCTACCCGAAGAGATGGCGTTAGCAGATGCACCCTGCTGGAACGAAGGCCAAGCGGAGTTTTTACGCGAAGCCGTCGAAGAGGATGCCGACTGGGCAGAAGTTGTCGACCACTTAGATGCTTCAATGCACAAAAATGCCTAATTGACTGCATTGCACAAAACAGTGCATCAACTAACAGAATGTTAAAACCTTCGCGCCGCCTCAACGCGGCGCCTGAACCAGCCTCCCACCAGTAGCAGCAACGTGAGTGCTAGAAGAGGGAATATAACGTCAAGCTGAAAAGCATCCTCCTCTTCAATCGCTTCTAGCGCGCCATAAATAGCACTGCTATATACTGCCCATTTCACCGATAAGCCAAGCGCTGCCGCGAGTAGATAACGGCCCAGCGCAATGCGCCGCAAACCGGCTGCAAAATTGATCACCGAATGGGGGAATCCCGGCAAGACACGCAGCGCGCACTGAGTAAGAAGATCGCTACGCGCCTCTAACGTGCTCATAACCTTGAGCGTCAATCCTTTTGGGTTCCAGCGGTCGCCCGCATGCGCCGCTAACTGGTATGCCCCCCATGCGCCAGCAACACTGCTAATCGTCAACATAAATGTCGCAATTAACGGCGAATAAAAGGGAGCAATTAACCATAGGCCAATGCTCCCTGGCAGCCCGATGGCTAACGTGACCGCCATGATTACCATAACACCCACGATCACTACAGGATGATGAGACATCGTGGCTGCCCAGCGTTTTACCTCTAGCAGATCCGGGGAGTACCATAGCCAAACATAAGCGAGCATCGCCACAACCGCGAAGCCAGCGACCCAGCGCCATGAGTAGCGTGTAAAATTATTCATGCAGACGAGCTTCAACCCGTTCGAGTATTTGGCGGCTAACTTTACCCACTAGCGGCTTGGCCGCTTTATTAACCGCTTTCTCCATTAAACGATTACGGATTTCATAGCGTAGCGTTAACTCTACCTTCGTACCTTCGGGCACCGCGCGCAGCTGGTAGCGTCCCTGATTCTTGACCCCTTCCAACGACTCCCATGCCAACACATGAGGAGGCTGAATCTCTGTCACTTCCACATCGAACGACCAGTCCATTCCGACCGCCCGCACATGCCAGCGGTAACGATCGTTGCCAAGCGTATCGATTGAGCGAATTAGGTCAGAGTAATCCGCAAAATCTTCAACACGACGCAATAACTCAAATACACGCTCTGGGGACGCTTTGATAATCTCACTATGTTCTATGGTGGCCATGAGCTTGTCTCTAACAGCTGGAATAAACAGCTTAACATGCCAAACCATACCGACATACTCAACGACATAGCGCCCCTCAAAGCTTCTCTACTGGTCATAACACACCACATTGCGTACACTGCCGCACTTC from Halomonas sp. 7T harbors:
- the cydB gene encoding cytochrome d ubiquinol oxidase subunit II; protein product: MEMFDLTLIWAFIIGFGIMMYVLMDGFDLGLGILYPFAPDEDARDVMMNSVAPVWDGNETWLVLGGAGLLGAFPLVYSVFLPALYIGVFLMLAGLIFRGVAFEFRFKSRRNRRWWNRAFCWGSAVAAFAQGAVVGAYIQGFRVENFAFVGGAFDWLTPFSVVTGLGLMAGYALLGATWLILKSEGHIQEWAYKITPLLLALVLGVFAIISLWTPFVDPAVWERWFGHLQIIWVFPALALLCAFTVYRAVKQRKESVPFIATIGIYVFTYLGLIVSKWPVIVPPDLTIWDAASAPESQLFLLVGVVFVIPIILTYTAWTYWVFRGKVRVGDGYH
- a CDS encoding cytochrome ubiquinol oxidase subunit I translates to MELDPLVLSRIQFAFVVSFHAIFPVFTIGLASYIALLHGLYFKTKNPAWDRLSLFWTKVFAVVFGMGVVSGIVMSFQFGTNWSNFSQAASNFLGPVLSYEVVTAFFLEAAFLGVLLFGRGKVPQGVHLFAAIMVAVGTFISSFWILSANSWMHTPAGVELIDNRFHVVSWMEAIFNPSFPYRFAHMAMASFLTGGFVVAGVSAWFLLRNRDPEANRRALSMCLWLLLFLAPAQAVVGDYHGLNTLEHQPTKVAAMEGNWETSTNVPLLLFAIPDQEAQTNRFALGIPNLASIILTHSADGEVPGISEAALDEQPPVAIVFWAFRVMVGIGLLMIAVAFAGLILRRKGGIYHNPVFLKALTGMIAMPFVAVLAGWVVTESGRSPWLVYGMMTHAEGVTPSLTGAMALFTLIGYVLVYGVVFYAGIYYLTRVVRNGMLPQEERETAGENFQRPMRPMSASHTPFDDDVDPVRS
- a CDS encoding calcium/sodium antiporter, whose translation is MLLAYLAVLVGLILLIWSAEKFIDGAAATSRWLGLSPLLIGMLVIGFGTSAPEMTVSVLAALQGNPGLAVGNAYGSNIANIGLVLGFVALIAPLAVHSDVIRKEMPLLIAVMLLTGVMLFDGWISRWEALILLVALALFIGVSIVRSRSQVDDPLVKEVAETLDSKPMSRGKALMWTLVGLILLIVSSRLLVWGAVEIAVGFGVSDLIIGLTVVAIGTSLPELASSISALRRKEHDMVLGNVVGSNLFNSLAVVGLAGVIHPIEAGREVLVRDWSVMTGMTLLMVIFAFSWRGRPRRINRLEGGFLLALFLAYTGYMVSIVVAS
- a CDS encoding paraquat-inducible protein A; translated protein: MTHSPLKRRPLPVNTPLVDRSPPEIRVQRRRLRACHECDWVSALPPLKSGEKATCPRCSHVLVKRNRYPAQRSMALALASLIALLIAISFPFVSFNLGGVGNRIELSQTATTLITFHQPVVAIAVIMTIVVLPAIYLVGVIWLQYGLLRAKPMPFSRDIARSLTHLTPWMMADVFIIGALVSLIKIAGMAQIELGISFWSFCIFAVLLLKTSQSLDADWMWFSLEGEPLAPEGTKTGTTGASQGVTGCPTCGLVNRLSSPSKSRCMRCHEKLHQRLPHSLQRTWALLFAATIMYIPANVYPIMTTTSLGHTTPSTIIGGVVQLLQMGSWPVAAVIFIASVIVPVGKLVALAWLCLVIKRSNELNAQSRTRLYRLTEFIGRWSMVDVFVVAILVALIRAGSLMSITPGPAALAFGAVVVFTMLAAITFDPRLIWDAPPPRSDRRKTATKEPVDG